The following coding sequences lie in one Bacteroides helcogenes P 36-108 genomic window:
- the hisIE gene encoding bifunctional phosphoribosyl-AMP cyclohydrolase/phosphoribosyl-ATP diphosphatase HisIE yields MLDFDKMNGLVPAIIQDADTAKVLMLGFMNREAYDKTLETGKVTFFSRTKKRLWTKGEESGNFLNVVSVKEDCDKDTLLVQVHPVGPVCHTGMDTCWGEKNEQPIMFLKLLQDFIDKRYAEMPEGSYTTSLFESGVNKMAQKVGEEAVETVIEACNGVDERLIYEGADLLYHLIVLLTSKGYRIEDLARELEERHSVNWKKH; encoded by the coding sequence ATGTTGGATTTTGATAAGATGAACGGACTTGTTCCGGCAATTATACAGGATGCTGATACCGCTAAGGTATTGATGCTGGGCTTCATGAATCGGGAAGCGTATGACAAAACTTTGGAAACAGGAAAAGTGACTTTCTTCAGCCGTACTAAAAAACGTCTCTGGACGAAAGGTGAGGAAAGCGGCAATTTCCTGAATGTGGTTTCTGTCAAAGAAGATTGTGATAAAGATACTCTACTTGTTCAGGTTCACCCTGTAGGTCCGGTTTGTCATACCGGCATGGACACTTGCTGGGGTGAGAAAAATGAGCAGCCGATCATGTTCCTGAAGCTTCTTCAAGACTTCATCGATAAACGTTATGCAGAAATGCCGGAAGGTTCTTATACAACCAGTTTATTTGAGTCTGGCGTTAATAAAATGGCTCAGAAGGTAGGGGAAGAAGCAGTGGAAACTGTTATTGAAGCCTGCAACGGCGTGGACGAGCGTCTGATCTATGAGGGAGCTGATTTGTTGTATCATCTTATTGTGCTGCTTACTTCCAAAGGATATCGTATTGAGGATCTTGCCCGTGAATTGGAAGAACGCCACAGTGTGAACTGGAAGAAGCACTAA
- a CDS encoding cell division ATP-binding protein FtsE, whose amino-acid sequence MGEALIRYKDVEIHQQELCVLNDVNLELHKSEFVYLVGKVGSGKTSLLKTFYGELDIAAGEADVLGYDMLHIRRKYIPPLRRKLGIIFQDFQLLTDRTVYNNLEFVLRATGWKNKGEIKDRIEEVLKLVGMSNKGYKLPNELSGGEQQRIVIARAMLNSPEIILADEPTGNLDVETGHAITGLLHDISEAGSLVVMTTHNLQLLREFPGRVYRCADHHMTDVTVEYTTPSSLIEVK is encoded by the coding sequence GTGGGCGAGGCGTTGATACGATATAAAGACGTAGAAATACACCAGCAGGAGTTGTGCGTATTGAATGACGTGAATCTGGAACTTCATAAAAGTGAGTTCGTCTATTTGGTGGGTAAGGTAGGCTCAGGCAAAACCAGCCTTCTGAAAACTTTCTATGGTGAGTTGGATATTGCAGCGGGAGAAGCCGATGTACTGGGGTATGACATGCTCCATATCAGACGCAAGTATATTCCACCGTTGCGTCGTAAGTTGGGAATTATCTTCCAGGATTTTCAGTTGCTCACTGACCGTACGGTTTATAATAACCTTGAGTTTGTACTTCGGGCTACCGGATGGAAAAACAAGGGAGAGATTAAAGATCGTATAGAAGAAGTCTTGAAATTGGTGGGCATGAGCAATAAAGGATATAAATTGCCTAATGAATTGTCGGGGGGGGAACAGCAGCGTATTGTGATTGCGCGTGCTATGCTCAATTCACCAGAAATTATTCTGGCGGATGAGCCTACGGGAAATCTGGATGTAGAGACAGGGCATGCTATTACAGGACTTTTGCATGATATCAGCGAAGCTGGCTCTTTGGTGGTAATGACAACGCACAACTTGCAATTGCTCCGTGAGTTTCCGGGAAGAGTGTACCGTTGCGCCGATCATCACATGACGGACGTTACAGTTGAATACACAACGCCGTCATCACTTATAGAAGTGAAATAA
- a CDS encoding DUF3127 domain-containing protein gives MEFTGKIIAILQPRGGVSKSGNEWKSQEYVIEDHGQYPRKMCFDVFGADKIEQFNIQMGEELTVSFDVDARQWQDRWFNSIRAWKVERVSAAASAPGAPVPPPAPSAAPEFLAGDAKDDLPF, from the coding sequence ATGGAATTTACAGGAAAAATCATCGCTATACTCCAGCCCAGAGGCGGAGTTTCTAAGTCCGGCAACGAATGGAAATCACAAGAATATGTGATCGAAGACCATGGCCAATATCCTCGCAAAATGTGCTTCGACGTTTTTGGAGCAGATAAAATAGAACAATTCAACATTCAAATGGGCGAGGAACTGACCGTTTCTTTCGATGTAGATGCACGCCAGTGGCAAGATCGCTGGTTCAACAGTATCCGTGCTTGGAAAGTAGAACGCGTGAGTGCTGCCGCATCTGCGCCGGGCGCCCCCGTACCCCCTCCCGCACCCAGCGCCGCACCGGAATTCCTTGCAGGAGACGCAAAGGATGACCTGCCTTTCTGA
- the hisF gene encoding imidazole glycerol phosphate synthase subunit HisF, with product MLAKRIIPCLDIKDGQTVKGTNFVNLRQAGDPVELARAYSEQGADELVFLDITASFEGRKTFVELVKRIAANISIPFTVGGGIHELTDVDRLLNAGADKISVNSSAIRRPELIDEIAKHFGSQVCVLAVDAKRTEKGWWCYLNGGRVETDRELFSWTREAGERGAGEILFTSMNHDGVKNGYANEALAILADKLSIPVIASGGAGSKEHFRDVFLEGKADAALAASVFHFGEVKIPDLKSYLCAQGISMRLMR from the coding sequence CGTGAATCTGCGTCAAGCCGGTGATCCGGTTGAGTTGGCTCGTGCTTACAGTGAGCAAGGTGCTGATGAATTGGTGTTTTTGGATATTACGGCCAGTTTTGAAGGGCGGAAAACCTTTGTTGAATTAGTGAAGCGTATTGCTGCCAATATCAGTATTCCTTTCACAGTGGGTGGAGGTATTCATGAGTTGACTGATGTGGATCGCCTTCTGAATGCAGGTGCAGATAAGATTTCCGTCAATTCCTCAGCTATACGCCGTCCTGAGTTGATAGACGAGATAGCTAAGCATTTCGGCTCGCAAGTGTGCGTGTTGGCGGTAGATGCCAAACGCACGGAAAAGGGATGGTGGTGCTATCTGAACGGTGGTCGTGTGGAGACGGATAGAGAACTGTTTTCATGGACCAGAGAGGCCGGGGAACGAGGGGCTGGGGAAATTCTTTTTACCAGTATGAATCATGATGGTGTGAAAAATGGGTATGCCAATGAAGCTCTTGCCATCCTTGCAGATAAACTTTCGATACCCGTCATTGCGTCAGGTGGTGCAGGTTCCAAAGAACATTTTCGCGATGTGTTTTTGGAAGGAAAAGCGGATGCCGCATTGGCTGCCAGTGTTTTTCACTTTGGGGAGGTTAAAATTCCCGATTTAAAATCGTATCTTTGTGCCCAAGGAATTTCTATGCGTTTGATGCGATAA
- a CDS encoding ferritin, which translates to MITEKLQNAINGQITAEMWSANLYLAMSFYMEKEGYCGMASWLKKQSFEEKAHACELASYVIKRGGKAKLDKVDVVPNDFGTPLELFEQVYEHECRVSKMVDELVDVAASEKDKASQDFLWGFVREQVEEEATSAGIVDMIKKAGNAGIFFVDAKMGERK; encoded by the coding sequence ATGATAACAGAAAAATTACAAAATGCAATTAATGGACAGATTACGGCTGAAATGTGGTCTGCAAACCTTTATTTGGCAATGTCTTTCTATATGGAGAAAGAAGGCTATTGCGGTATGGCTTCTTGGTTGAAAAAACAATCTTTTGAAGAGAAAGCACATGCTTGTGAATTGGCGTCTTATGTCATTAAGCGTGGCGGAAAAGCTAAATTAGATAAAGTCGATGTTGTTCCCAATGACTTCGGCACTCCGTTGGAACTGTTCGAGCAGGTATATGAGCATGAATGCCGGGTATCCAAGATGGTTGACGAATTGGTCGATGTGGCTGCTTCCGAAAAGGATAAGGCTTCTCAGGATTTTTTATGGGGATTTGTACGCGAACAGGTAGAAGAAGAGGCGACCTCTGCCGGCATTGTGGATATGATTAAGAAAGCTGGCAATGCTGGAATCTTTTTTGTGGATGCAAAAATGGGAGAGCGCAAATAG
- the lysA gene encoding diaminopimelate decarboxylase — MKGIFPINKFSELRTPFYYYDTQVLRDTLSGIRTEVSKYDNYSVHYAVKANANPKVLAIIRENGLGADCVSGGEIRAAVKAGFPAGRIVFAGVGKADWEINIGLDYNIFCFNVESVPELEVINELAAVKGKVANVAFRINPNVGAHTHANITTGLAENKFGISMQDMDYVIDVAQEMKNVKFIGLHFHIGSQILDMGDFVALCNRINELQDKLEARRICIEHINVGGGLGIDYAHPNRQAIPDFKKYFTTYDEHLKLRSYQTLHFELGRSVVGQCGSLISRVLYVKQGTNKQFAILDAGMTDLIRPALYQAFHKIENITSDAPMQTYDVVGPICESSDVFGKAIDLNTVKRGDFIALRSAGAYGEIMASSYNCRELPQGYISEELA, encoded by the coding sequence ATGAAAGGAATATTCCCTATTAATAAATTCAGCGAATTGCGCACTCCTTTTTATTATTATGATACACAGGTATTGCGTGACACGCTTTCCGGTATTCGTACCGAAGTGTCCAAGTATGACAACTATTCGGTGCATTATGCCGTAAAAGCCAACGCTAATCCCAAGGTGCTCGCTATTATTCGTGAGAATGGTCTGGGAGCCGATTGTGTAAGCGGTGGAGAAATTCGTGCCGCCGTCAAAGCCGGTTTCCCCGCTGGCAGGATTGTGTTTGCTGGAGTGGGTAAGGCAGATTGGGAGATAAATATAGGATTGGATTACAATATTTTCTGTTTTAATGTGGAGTCCGTTCCTGAGCTGGAAGTCATCAACGAATTGGCTGCTGTCAAAGGCAAGGTTGCTAATGTAGCTTTCCGCATCAACCCCAATGTGGGTGCACATACCCATGCCAACATCACTACCGGACTGGCAGAAAACAAGTTCGGTATCAGTATGCAGGATATGGATTATGTGATTGATGTTGCTCAGGAGATGAAGAATGTCAAATTTATAGGTCTGCACTTCCACATCGGTTCGCAAATTCTGGACATGGGAGATTTCGTGGCATTGTGTAATCGCATCAACGAATTGCAGGATAAGCTCGAAGCACGCCGTATTTGTATCGAGCACATCAATGTGGGCGGTGGTCTGGGCATTGACTATGCTCATCCCAACCGCCAGGCTATTCCCGATTTCAAAAAGTACTTCACTACTTATGATGAACACCTGAAGTTGCGCTCTTACCAAACGCTTCATTTCGAGTTGGGACGTTCGGTGGTAGGACAGTGTGGCTCTCTTATTTCGCGCGTGCTTTATGTGAAGCAAGGTACTAATAAACAATTCGCTATCTTGGATGCTGGTATGACAGACCTTATTCGTCCGGCGCTTTATCAGGCGTTCCACAAGATAGAGAACATAACTTCGGATGCTCCCATGCAGACTTACGATGTAGTGGGACCTATCTGCGAGTCTTCTGATGTCTTCGGTAAGGCCATCGACCTGAATACCGTAAAACGCGGTGACTTCATCGCTCTCCGCTCTGCCGGTGCTTATGGTGAGATAATGGCGTCAAGTTACAATTGCCGGGAATTGCCGCAGGGATATATCTCAGAAGAACTGGCGTGA
- a CDS encoding NAD-dependent epimerase/dehydratase family protein translates to MKNILVIGATGQIGSELTLELRKRYGADHVVAGYIPSAMPKGELKASGPSAIADVTDRQSIEVVVRQFKIDTIYNLAALLSVVAESRPAMAWKIGIDGLWNVLEVAREYNCAVFTPSSIGSFGEATPHVKTPQDTIQRPRTMYGVTKVTTELLSDYYYTKYGVDTRAVRFPGIISNVTPPGGGTTDYAVDIYYSAVKGEKFVCPVKAGTYMDMMYMPDALNAAISLMEAVPARLKHRNAFNVASMSFDPEEIYREIKKHVPDFEMLYEIDPLKQAIADSWPDSLDDTCAREEWDWKPQYDLESMTVDMLEKLRAKLNK, encoded by the coding sequence ATGAAGAATATTTTGGTAATCGGAGCTACCGGACAGATTGGTTCGGAACTAACATTGGAGTTGCGTAAACGTTATGGTGCTGACCATGTTGTAGCCGGATACATTCCGAGTGCTATGCCTAAGGGTGAACTGAAAGCGTCAGGACCTTCGGCTATTGCCGATGTGACCGACCGTCAGTCTATTGAAGTGGTGGTACGCCAGTTCAAGATTGATACGATTTATAATCTTGCAGCCCTGCTTTCGGTTGTTGCCGAAAGCCGTCCGGCGATGGCTTGGAAAATCGGTATCGATGGATTGTGGAATGTGCTGGAGGTGGCACGCGAATATAATTGCGCTGTGTTCACTCCGAGTTCTATCGGTTCTTTCGGAGAGGCCACCCCTCACGTGAAAACTCCGCAAGACACTATTCAGCGTCCACGTACGATGTATGGCGTGACAAAAGTGACCACTGAATTGTTGAGTGACTATTATTATACGAAATATGGAGTGGATACCCGTGCCGTACGTTTCCCTGGCATTATCTCTAATGTAACCCCTCCGGGTGGCGGCACAACGGATTATGCAGTAGATATCTACTACTCTGCGGTAAAGGGTGAAAAGTTTGTCTGCCCGGTGAAAGCGGGTACATATATGGATATGATGTACATGCCTGATGCACTGAATGCGGCCATTTCGCTAATGGAAGCAGTCCCGGCAAGACTGAAGCACCGCAACGCGTTCAATGTGGCTTCCATGAGTTTTGATCCGGAAGAAATTTACAGGGAAATAAAGAAGCATGTGCCCGACTTTGAAATGCTGTATGAGATTGATCCGCTGAAGCAGGCCATTGCCGATAGCTGGCCTGATTCCTTGGATGACACTTGTGCTCGTGAAGAATGGGATTGGAAACCTCAGTATGATTTGGAATCCATGACCGTGGATATGCTTGAGAAGTTAAGAGCTAAATTAAATAAGTGA
- the murB gene encoding UDP-N-acetylmuramate dehydrogenase, with product MKKISNTFGLDVSAAKFLEYGSEAELLELIMAGGITVPYLHMGSGSNLLFTKDYEGTVLHSRITGIEVTAEDEDKVSVRVGAGVVWDDFAAYCVERNWYGAENLSLIPGEVGASAVQNIGAYGVEVKDLVSSVETMNIRGEKRVFRVDECSYVYRKSIFKLPEMKSVFVTYVNFCLSKKEHFTLDYGSIRNELMKYPVVDLRTLRRVIVEIRESKLPDPHILGNAGSFFMNPVVSRVKFEELQDKYPSIPHYDMDTDSVKIPAGWMIDQCGWKGKALGAAAVYDKQALVLVNLGGATGTDIVALSDAVRASVFEKFGIDIHPEVNFI from the coding sequence GTGAAAAAGATTTCTAACACATTCGGCCTTGATGTCTCTGCTGCAAAGTTCTTGGAGTATGGCTCGGAAGCTGAGCTGCTGGAATTGATTATGGCGGGAGGTATTACTGTGCCTTATCTGCACATGGGTAGCGGCAGTAACTTGTTGTTCACCAAAGATTATGAAGGTACGGTGCTTCATTCCCGTATAACCGGGATAGAGGTGACGGCGGAAGATGAGGATAAAGTTTCGGTTCGCGTGGGAGCCGGTGTGGTGTGGGATGATTTTGCGGCATATTGTGTGGAACGGAACTGGTATGGAGCCGAGAACCTTTCATTGATACCCGGTGAAGTCGGGGCAAGTGCCGTGCAGAACATAGGGGCATACGGAGTGGAAGTGAAAGATCTGGTTTCTTCTGTGGAAACCATGAATATCCGGGGAGAGAAACGAGTTTTCAGGGTTGACGAGTGCAGCTATGTCTATCGGAAGAGTATATTCAAACTGCCGGAAATGAAGTCTGTGTTTGTGACTTATGTAAACTTCTGTCTGTCCAAGAAAGAACATTTTACATTGGACTATGGCTCTATACGCAATGAACTGATGAAATATCCGGTGGTGGATTTAAGAACCTTGAGGCGGGTGATCGTCGAAATCCGTGAAAGCAAGTTACCCGATCCCCATATATTGGGAAACGCCGGAAGCTTCTTCATGAACCCCGTAGTGTCGCGTGTGAAGTTTGAGGAGTTGCAGGACAAATATCCTTCTATTCCTCATTATGACATGGATACGGACAGCGTGAAGATACCTGCCGGATGGATGATAGACCAATGTGGATGGAAAGGTAAGGCATTGGGAGCCGCTGCCGTGTACGACAAGCAAGCCTTGGTGCTGGTCAATCTGGGAGGGGCTACTGGAACGGACATTGTCGCCCTGTCCGATGCGGTAAGAGCATCTGTTTTTGAGAAGTTTGGTATTGACATTCATCCGGAAGTGAATTTTATATGA
- the kbl gene encoding glycine C-acetyltransferase, which translates to MYGKMKDHLSQTIAEIKEAGLYKEERLIESAQQAAITVKGKEVLNFCANNYLGLSNHPRLITASQKMMERRGYGMSSVRFICGTQDIHKELEVAISDYFKTEDTILYAACFDANGGVFEPLFTEEDAIISDSLNHASIIDGVRLCKAKRYRYANADMADLERCLQEAQAQRFRIIVTDGVFSMDGNVAPMDKICDLAEKYDALVMVDESHSAGVVGPTGHGVSEQYNTYGRVDIYTGTLGKAFGGALGGFTTGRKEIIDLLRQRSRPYLFSNSLAPGIIGASLEVFSILKESNALHDKLVDNVNYFRNKMTAAGFDIKPTQSAICAVMLYDAKLSQIYAARMQEEGIYVTGFYYPVVPKDQARIRVQISAGHEKEHLDKCITAFIKVGKELDVLK; encoded by the coding sequence ATGTACGGTAAAATGAAAGACCATCTCAGCCAGACTATCGCTGAGATTAAAGAAGCAGGACTCTACAAAGAGGAGCGCTTGATTGAAAGCGCGCAACAAGCTGCTATCACAGTAAAAGGCAAGGAAGTGCTGAACTTCTGCGCCAACAATTATTTGGGACTGTCCAATCACCCCCGGTTGATTACCGCCTCCCAAAAGATGATGGAACGCCGCGGCTACGGCATGTCATCCGTCCGCTTCATCTGCGGGACGCAGGATATACACAAAGAACTGGAAGTTGCCATCTCAGACTACTTCAAGACAGAGGACACTATCCTTTACGCGGCTTGCTTCGACGCCAATGGCGGTGTATTCGAGCCTTTGTTCACTGAAGAAGATGCCATCATCTCCGACTCTCTGAATCACGCTTCAATCATTGACGGCGTACGTCTCTGCAAAGCCAAACGTTACCGCTATGCAAATGCCGACATGGCCGATCTTGAAAGATGTTTGCAGGAAGCTCAGGCACAACGTTTCCGCATCATCGTTACAGACGGCGTCTTCTCCATGGATGGTAATGTAGCCCCGATGGACAAGATTTGTGACCTCGCCGAGAAGTACGATGCACTGGTCATGGTGGATGAATCGCACTCTGCCGGTGTGGTAGGTCCTACGGGGCATGGGGTAAGCGAACAATATAATACTTACGGACGCGTAGATATTTATACCGGCACTTTGGGCAAAGCCTTCGGAGGTGCATTGGGAGGTTTCACTACAGGACGTAAGGAAATCATCGACCTGCTCCGCCAGCGCAGTCGCCCATATTTGTTTTCCAATTCATTGGCTCCAGGCATCATTGGCGCCAGCCTTGAAGTATTCAGTATACTGAAAGAAAGCAATGCGCTGCACGACAAATTAGTGGACAACGTGAATTATTTCCGCAATAAGATGACCGCCGCCGGTTTCGACATTAAGCCAACGCAAAGTGCCATCTGTGCCGTGATGCTATACGATGCAAAGTTATCTCAGATTTATGCAGCCCGCATGCAGGAAGAAGGCATTTATGTAACTGGATTCTATTATCCCGTAGTTCCGAAAGACCAGGCTCGCATTCGCGTACAAATTTCAGCAGGACATGAAAAAGAGCATCTTGACAAATGCATCACCGCATTCATCAAGGTAGGAAAAGAACTTGATGTACTGAAATGA
- a CDS encoding aspartate kinase produces the protein MKVLKFGGTSVGSAQRIKEVAKLITDGERKIVVLSAMSGTTNTLVEISDYLYKKNPEGANEIINKLERKYRQHIDELFATPEYKQKGGELIKSHFDYIRSYTKDLFTLFEEKVVLAQGELISTGMMNYYLQECGVNSVLLPALEYMRTDKNAEPDPVYIKDKLQVQLELHPGADIYITQGYICRNAYGEIDNLQRGGSDYTASLIGAAVNASEIQIWTDIDGMHNNDPRIVDKTDPVRHLHFEEAAELAYFGAKILHPTCIQPAKYANIPVRLLNTMDPDAPGTLISNDTEKGKIKAVAAKDNITAIKIKSSRMLLAHGFLRKVFEIFESYQTSIDMICTSEVGVSVSIDNVKHLNEILDDLKKYGTVTVDRDMCIICVVGDLEWENVGFEAKALDAMRNIPVRMISFGGSNYNISFLIRECDKKAALQALSNELFNGQ, from the coding sequence ATGAAAGTTTTAAAGTTTGGAGGTACTTCAGTAGGTTCGGCTCAACGGATAAAGGAGGTGGCCAAATTAATCACTGATGGTGAACGTAAAATTGTGGTTCTTTCTGCCATGTCGGGTACTACAAACACTTTGGTGGAGATTTCTGACTATCTGTACAAGAAGAATCCGGAAGGGGCCAACGAGATTATCAACAAGCTGGAGCGTAAATACCGTCAGCATATTGATGAACTTTTTGCTACGCCGGAGTATAAACAAAAGGGGGGGGAACTTATCAAATCCCACTTCGACTATATCCGTTCTTACACGAAAGACCTTTTCACTTTATTTGAGGAGAAGGTCGTATTGGCACAAGGCGAACTGATTTCCACCGGCATGATGAATTATTATCTGCAGGAGTGTGGCGTGAATTCAGTTCTGTTGCCTGCTTTGGAATACATGCGTACGGACAAGAACGCCGAACCCGATCCTGTTTATATTAAAGACAAGCTTCAGGTGCAGTTGGAACTCCATCCCGGCGCTGACATTTATATTACACAAGGATATATCTGTCGCAATGCTTATGGAGAAATCGATAATTTGCAGCGTGGCGGCAGCGATTATACAGCTTCATTGATTGGCGCTGCTGTCAACGCTTCCGAGATTCAGATTTGGACGGATATTGACGGTATGCATAATAATGATCCCCGTATTGTGGATAAAACAGATCCGGTGCGTCATCTTCATTTTGAGGAAGCTGCTGAGTTGGCATATTTTGGTGCAAAGATTTTGCACCCCACTTGCATTCAGCCGGCCAAATATGCCAATATCCCCGTACGTTTGCTCAATACGATGGATCCTGATGCTCCGGGTACGTTGATTTCCAATGATACGGAGAAAGGGAAAATAAAGGCTGTGGCTGCCAAAGACAATATTACGGCTATCAAGATTAAGTCCAGCCGCATGTTGCTTGCACATGGCTTTTTGCGTAAGGTATTCGAGATATTTGAAAGCTATCAGACCTCTATCGACATGATTTGTACCTCTGAGGTAGGAGTATCTGTCTCTATTGACAACGTAAAGCACCTGAACGAAATTCTGGATGATTTGAAGAAATACGGTACGGTGACAGTGGACAGGGATATGTGTATCATTTGTGTGGTGGGCGACCTCGAATGGGAGAATGTGGGCTTTGAAGCAAAGGCTCTGGATGCCATGCGTAATATTCCCGTACGTATGATTTCATTCGGTGGTAGTAATTACAATATCTCTTTCCTTATCCGTGAATGTGATAAAAAAGCGGCATTGCAAGCCCTCAGCAATGAACTGTTCAACGGGCAATAA
- a CDS encoding DUF4348 domain-containing protein translates to MKKLLLGFLLLVFFVSCGNKKKKIDPFATITEMVDSVGYKADTLEQTGIKEEPKPTEADELFDDFIFNYASDDALQKQRTVFPLPYYNGDTSSKIEEKFWRHDYLFTKQSYYTLLFDKEEDMDMVGDTTLKSVQVEWIYLKTRMVKKYYFERRRGMWMLEAINLRHIEKGENEDFVSFYTRFATDSLYQNRHVCNPLQFITIDPDDEFSILETTLDVNQWNAFRPVLPVDKLSNINYGQKNEDLSNSKILKVNGIGNGYSNVFYFRKRGGEWELYKYEDTSI, encoded by the coding sequence ATGAAAAAGCTATTATTGGGATTCTTGTTACTTGTTTTTTTTGTTTCATGTGGAAATAAGAAAAAGAAAATAGATCCCTTTGCTACCATCACCGAGATGGTGGATTCGGTCGGTTATAAGGCGGATACGCTGGAACAGACCGGGATAAAAGAAGAACCGAAGCCGACCGAAGCCGACGAGCTATTTGATGATTTCATCTTCAATTATGCCTCGGACGATGCCTTACAGAAGCAAAGGACAGTATTTCCGTTGCCTTATTACAACGGAGATACTTCTTCTAAAATAGAAGAAAAGTTTTGGAGACATGATTATTTGTTCACTAAGCAGAGTTACTATACTCTGCTTTTTGACAAAGAGGAGGATATGGATATGGTAGGGGACACTACCCTGAAATCCGTACAGGTGGAGTGGATTTACTTGAAAACCCGTATGGTGAAAAAATATTATTTTGAGCGTAGGAGAGGCATGTGGATGCTCGAAGCCATTAATTTGAGGCATATTGAAAAGGGAGAAAATGAAGACTTTGTAAGCTTCTATACCCGTTTTGCTACAGACAGTCTGTATCAGAACCGTCATGTTTGCAATCCGTTGCAGTTTATCACTATTGATCCGGATGATGAATTTTCCATTCTGGAAACGACCCTTGACGTGAATCAGTGGAATGCTTTCCGTCCGGTATTGCCTGTAGATAAATTGTCTAATATCAATTACGGACAGAAAAATGAAGACTTGTCGAACTCTAAAATCCTGAAAGTAAATGGCATTGGCAATGGATATTCAAATGTCTTTTATTTCCGGAAACGGGGAGGAGAGTGGGAACTGTACAAATATGAGGATACCAGTATTTGA
- a CDS encoding MBL fold metallo-hydrolase: MKLRILGSGTSTGVPEIGCTCSVCASADPRDNRLRASSLLHTDDAVILIDCGPDFREQMLRMLSFEKIDGVLITHEHYDHVGGLDDLRPFCRFGEIPVYSDTYTATHLRARMPYCFVDKVYPGVPRIYLWEVEAGIPFYVHHTEIMPVRIMHGKLPILGYRIGQRLGYVTDMLTMPEASYEQLEGVDVLVMNALRLQPHATHQNLSEALKVANRIGAKETYLIHMSHHIGLHAEVSEQLPPHVHLAYDGQEILF; the protein is encoded by the coding sequence ATGAAATTAAGGATATTGGGAAGTGGAACCTCCACGGGAGTGCCGGAAATTGGTTGTACTTGTTCTGTCTGCGCTTCTGCCGATCCGCGTGACAATCGGCTGCGCGCGTCATCTTTGCTACATACGGACGATGCGGTGATATTGATTGACTGCGGTCCTGACTTCAGGGAGCAGATGTTGCGTATGCTTTCTTTTGAGAAGATTGACGGTGTTCTGATAACTCATGAGCATTATGACCATGTGGGGGGATTGGACGACTTGCGGCCTTTTTGCCGTTTTGGCGAAATACCTGTTTATTCGGATACTTATACCGCTACTCATTTGCGGGCACGGATGCCTTACTGTTTTGTGGATAAAGTTTATCCGGGAGTACCCCGCATTTACCTTTGGGAAGTGGAAGCCGGTATTCCTTTTTATGTTCATCATACCGAAATAATGCCAGTCCGGATTATGCATGGAAAATTACCGATTTTGGGCTACCGCATCGGGCAACGTTTGGGATATGTCACGGATATGCTCACAATGCCTGAAGCCTCTTATGAACAGTTGGAGGGGGTAGATGTTCTGGTGATGAATGCTTTGCGTTTACAGCCTCATGCCACTCATCAGAACCTTTCCGAAGCACTGAAAGTAGCGAACCGTATCGGAGCTAAGGAAACTTATCTCATTCACATGAGTCATCATATCGGTCTGCATGCCGAAGTCAGCGAACAACTTCCTCCACATGTGCATTTGGCTTACGACGGCCAAGAAATTCTTTTCTAA